The sequence GTCTTGGGCACGCCGTGGTAGGTGACGACGCTGACGAAGTCCTCGCCGTCGTCGATCCCCTCCGCGGGAATGACGGTCAGCTCGCTGCCCGCCCGCTTGAACGCCGCCTTCTCCCCGTCCACCTCCACGGAATCGACCGTCAGCCCGTCCAGGTCGAGGTTGAACGAGCTCAGCTCCTGCGTCGCCTCGGCCCGCATCGCAGCCCGGCCCGTCAGCTCGTCCGTCGCCGGCTCGTAGTCCACCTCCAGCGCGTAGTGGAGCGCGTCGTAGCCGCCGTTCCCGTCCTTGGGGTAATACGGATCCCCCAGTCCCGGCGCCCCCGGAGTGTGCGACGGCGGGGCCTCGCCGGGGTTCCGTGCGTCCGCCGATCCGGCGGCCAACAGGGCAACCGAGCACGCCAGCGCGCACCACGCGGCTCTGTGCGAAGGCAACGATCCCGAACGACCAACCCGGCTGAACATCTTCGTCATGACGGTTCCTGCATCGAACGTCTGGGACACAAGGCTCCTCCCGAACCACGCAACCGTCAAGGCGGAAAACCGAGGATCAGTAGCTTCCTTCCCAAGGTTCTTTAAGCATCTGCCTCGTACGTTTTCAGGGTCGTTCCAGTAACGGGCAAACGAGGGGAAGTCGGTTCAGGACATGGCAGCAAATACATGGCAGTTGCAGCTCATTGACGGTTGGCGTCTGCGCTCCGGCGGCCGGGACGTGAAAGTAGGCCTGCGTCAGCAACGGCTGATTGCCGCCCTGGCGCTACTCGGGAGCCAGCCGCGGCCCTACCTGTCAGGGTTGCTGTGGCCGGAGAGCAGCGAGAAGCAGGCCTCGGGCAGCCTGCGGGCGGCAGTCTGGACCATCTCGCAGCAGCTCCCTGGCCTGTTGGTCAGCGATAACCTTCGGCTGGGCCTGGCGGAATCAGTGCGTGTCGACGTGTCCGACTTCCTCCTCGACACCGCGGGCGCGACGACTGGTGTGACTACGGGAAACCGGCTGGACGTGCGGGGCCGGGCCGATCTGCTGCCCGGGTGGTACGACGACTGGGTCCTCGAAGAACAGGAACAATTCCAGCGGCGCAGGCTGAGCGCCCTGGAGGCCATGGCCGAAAACATGCTGGCCCTCGGCGAAACGGAAGGTGCGCTGGAAGCGGCCTGGGCCGCGTTGCGCATTGATCCGCTGGCCGGCAACGCCATGCGCCTGCTCCTGCGCGCACAACTCCAGGAAGGAAACCACGCCGGGGTACTCTCCGCCTATCGGGACTTCAGCCTCCGCATGCGAAACGAGTTCGGAGCCCGCCTCCCCGCAGACATCACTGCAATCGTCAACCCGCTGCTCATCCGCGCCGTCTGAAAAGCAACCTTTTCGTCATGACGGTTTCCGGTGGCCGGCGAGGAACGCCTTTGTTCCGATCAGCTCCTGGTGCTCGCCAGCGGAGAGGTCAAACGGGTCAGGAACGCTGTGGCCGTCCACTCAAGGAAGTTGGAGGCAGCTGTATCAAGGGCTTCGAGCATGTCAGGAAGCAGGGGGTTCGGATCGGTGCAGCGACGGACGGCGTAAATCCGGCGTCGCGACGGAGTGCCGGAGAGCCGCTGCATTTTGATGTTCCGGTCGATGCCGAGGGCGAGGGCAGGAACGAGCGCCACGGCGAGCTGTTCACTGACGATGCCGCGGATGACGTCGAAGTCGTTGCTGTTGAACCGGATCCGCGGGCTGAATCCCACCTCGGCGCACAGCAGTTGCAGCACCTGCTCGCTGTCCGAGCCGCTGGCATTCGTCGCCCATACTGCCTCGGCGAGGACTTCCAGGCGGACCCGCTCATCCCGTTCCGTGTTGGGGCCGCCTCTGAGGACCACGAGCTCCTCGTCCAGCACCAGTCTGTATTTCAGGTCCGAGTGCCGCTTCGCAGGGAGCAGCGGGTACTCGTAAACGATCCCGAGGTCGACCTCGCCGCTGAGGACCGCATCCGGCAGCTCGGCTGACTGGATGTCCTCCACGCGGAGCTCGGCTTCCGGGCGCCTGTCCAGGATACGTGCCATGGCCTTCGGAAGAAGCTGGGCGGCTACGGTCCCGGATGCACCAACCTTTAGGCGGCCCCGGTCGCCGTGCGCGTAGGAGGACATTTCGTCTTCCGCGTGGGCCAGCTGGGTAAGGAGGGTGCGGGCGTGTCCGGCCATCGCCACGCCGGCAGGCGTCGGCCACAGGTTCCGGGCACCGCGTTCAAAGAGTGCCACGCCCAGGGCCTTTTCCAGCGCGGCAATCTGCTGGGAGACGGCGGATGTCGTATAACCGAGCTCCTTCGCGGCAGCGCTGTGGGAGCCGGCTTCGAGCACGGCCAGCAGAGTCCGCAAGTGCACAAAGCTATTGGTACTGCTCATGTTCTGCATTCTGCCTGCATCCGCCGGGCGGCTCGCGCTTGGCGACAGCTCGTTACGATGCTGCTTTGAGCAACGCCAGGCAGAGTGTTGTCGAGTCGTAGACCAGCAAGCCCGAGACCTCACGTACCGTCGCCGCGTAGGGCGGGAGGTTTGTGCATTCCAGCACGATGGCGCCCAACCGGCTGTGTTCGCGCAGCAACGACTTCGCTGCCTCGGCGACCTCCTGCTCCACCGCTTGCTCGTCCAGGTCAGCGGTGCCTTCGACAATCGCGGAGGTGAAGGCTGGACTCATGTCCATGCCTGCGACGGCCGCAGGAAGGCCACGGCAACCGGCGCCAAGGAAGTGGGCCTCGGTCAGGCTCGCCCTGCGGGCCGTCAGCACCCCGACCTGGCCGTGCCGTCGCTCCGCCTCCGGGACTTGCAGGAGACTCGACGCGGCAAAGGGAACCGAGAGCTGCGCCTGGATCTCGGACTGGAACAGCGCCAGGAAGCCGCAGCTCGTGGAAATGGCCTTCGCGCCGCGACGCTCCAAAACGCGGCCCGCGGCGACAAACTCGTTGATGAGAAGGAGGTCGGGTTCCTTGACGACCCTGTGCACCGAGGCTTTTGGCACTGTTTCGTAGAGGACGGGAAACGGAAAGGTCAAAGGGTTGCCGATATCCCCCACGGGGCGTCGGAACGAGGTTGCCAGCATCAGTACGCCAAGCATGGATCAGATAAACCAGACCAGCAGGCCAATGGCGAGGAAGTACAGCGAGTTCGGCAAGGCCAGGATCATCACCCTAACCGGATCCACCTTGGTGTTCAGGGCGGAACCGACGAGACCACAGACCACGAACGCGGTCAGCCCCACGGGAGGCATGTTCTGGCCGGCCGCCGCAATATGCGAGGCGCCCAAGGCAGCATTGACCGGATCCATGCCGAGGTTGACCAGGATAGGTCCAAGGAAGGTCACCAAGACGGTCTGTGCCGCGGTCTGGGATCCGGTCAGCATCCCAATCGCGACGATGCCTGCTGCTCCGCCGAGCTTAAGCTCAGGACCTGCCAGCGACTCCGCGGCCACCGCCACGATGTCGATTGCCCCCACCGCGTAGAAGATGCCGATCATGGCCGCGGCGCAGAGCTGGATCTGGATGGTTCCGCTGACCTTGCCCAGTCCCGCGCCGACCGTTCCCAAGGAATCCCGCCTGACGCTCTTGAAGAAGAAACTCACCACGATGGCAACGATGATCGCCAGCACTACCGGGAAGGCGATGCCTTTGAGCACTGGAATCGTTCCCATCCAGGCAACGGCGGAGCCAAGTACGGGAGTTTCGGTGAAGACGTCAAAGCCGAACCCGGTCTTCGCGATCACAATTGCCACCAGCACCGCCAGCGGAATCAGGGTCTTCCAGCGCTCCCGCATGAGTCCGGCGAAAGCCTTGAATCCTGTAGCATCCAGCGGCGCAGCACCCGGACCCGTCGAGCCGCCTCCGGATCCGGCCGCGCCGCCCGCGGCCGCCGCAGGGGCGGAGGGGATTCCCGTTCGCCCCGCGCGGCCGGACGCTGTGCCCGGGGGAGGTCCGCCGGCCGTCTGGACGGCCGAAACCAGGCTGCTGCCGAGACCGCGCTTGGCCCGGACGAACCGGAAGGATTCCAGGATCGCGAAGACTGCCCCGACGCCCACCGTCAGGTAGGCAAGGTTAGTGACGGGCGTCGGGTCGATTCCCACCAGGGACGCCGACAGGAAGACGCCCTGTGAGATTGGCGGCATGATCGAGCCGATGGACGCACCGACAAGGATCATCATGCCGATTTGAACCGGCTTGATCCGTAGTTCGCTGAGGGCATGGATCACCAGGAAGCCGATGACCGTTGCAGCGGCGATAGCATCTCCGAGCAGCGACCCGGCAAGGATCAGCGTCACGAAGACGGCGGCAATCAAGCCTTTTGGCGACTTGCCGAACAGCGCACGCAGTCCGAAGAGTGTCGTCTCCATCGCCCCCAGGCGGACCTGGGCTTCGGCGTAGATGCTGCCGAACAGCGATAGGGCAATGACCCAGGCCAGGCGGTCCACACCGTCGACAATTGCCAGGGCCCACTCCGCCGGTGCCAGACCGCCGATCAGGCCGGCGGAGACCGCAGCGGCCAGCAGCGCGGCGCGGATGTCGCCGCCGATCCACGGGATCTTCTTGACGAGGGCAATGGCGAACAGCAGCACCAGGGGGACGATAACTACCAGCATGTGTCGGACTCCTCGGCCTCGGTGATCTTACGCGGGGATGGGCGCGGTGAAGCGGTTGACAGTCAGGGCGTGCAGGAACGGGCTGGATTTTCCGTCCAGCAGGTCGCGGACCAGTATGCCGGTAATGGGAGCCAGTGCGATCCCGTCGCCTTCATGTCCCGCCGCAATGACGTAGCCGTCCAGTTCGGGGGCACGATCGATGATGGGCAAGCCGTCACCGGTGTACGGCCGGAAGCCGGACATGGAACGGATAATCCGTATCTTGGCCAGCGCCGGCACGATGCGAATGGC is a genomic window of Arthrobacter sp. Marseille-P9274 containing:
- a CDS encoding BTAD domain-containing putative transcriptional regulator — its product is MAANTWQLQLIDGWRLRSGGRDVKVGLRQQRLIAALALLGSQPRPYLSGLLWPESSEKQASGSLRAAVWTISQQLPGLLVSDNLRLGLAESVRVDVSDFLLDTAGATTGVTTGNRLDVRGRADLLPGWYDDWVLEEQEQFQRRRLSALEAMAENMLALGETEGALEAAWAALRIDPLAGNAMRLLLRAQLQEGNHAGVLSAYRDFSLRMRNEFGARLPADITAIVNPLLIRAV
- a CDS encoding LysR family transcriptional regulator, producing MSSTNSFVHLRTLLAVLEAGSHSAAAKELGYTTSAVSQQIAALEKALGVALFERGARNLWPTPAGVAMAGHARTLLTQLAHAEDEMSSYAHGDRGRLKVGASGTVAAQLLPKAMARILDRRPEAELRVEDIQSAELPDAVLSGEVDLGIVYEYPLLPAKRHSDLKYRLVLDEELVVLRGGPNTERDERVRLEVLAEAVWATNASGSDSEQVLQLLCAEVGFSPRIRFNSNDFDVIRGIVSEQLAVALVPALALGIDRNIKMQRLSGTPSRRRIYAVRRCTDPNPLLPDMLEALDTAASNFLEWTATAFLTRLTSPLASTRS
- a CDS encoding aspartate/glutamate racemase family protein, producing MLGVLMLATSFRRPVGDIGNPLTFPFPVLYETVPKASVHRVVKEPDLLLINEFVAAGRVLERRGAKAISTSCGFLALFQSEIQAQLSVPFAASSLLQVPEAERRHGQVGVLTARRASLTEAHFLGAGCRGLPAAVAGMDMSPAFTSAIVEGTADLDEQAVEQEVAEAAKSLLREHSRLGAIVLECTNLPPYAATVREVSGLLVYDSTTLCLALLKAAS
- a CDS encoding TRAP transporter large permease subunit, whose product is MLVVIVPLVLLFAIALVKKIPWIGGDIRAALLAAAVSAGLIGGLAPAEWALAIVDGVDRLAWVIALSLFGSIYAEAQVRLGAMETTLFGLRALFGKSPKGLIAAVFVTLILAGSLLGDAIAAATVIGFLVIHALSELRIKPVQIGMMILVGASIGSIMPPISQGVFLSASLVGIDPTPVTNLAYLTVGVGAVFAILESFRFVRAKRGLGSSLVSAVQTAGGPPPGTASGRAGRTGIPSAPAAAAGGAAGSGGGSTGPGAAPLDATGFKAFAGLMRERWKTLIPLAVLVAIVIAKTGFGFDVFTETPVLGSAVAWMGTIPVLKGIAFPVVLAIIVAIVVSFFFKSVRRDSLGTVGAGLGKVSGTIQIQLCAAAMIGIFYAVGAIDIVAVAAESLAGPELKLGGAAGIVAIGMLTGSQTAAQTVLVTFLGPILVNLGMDPVNAALGASHIAAAGQNMPPVGLTAFVVCGLVGSALNTKVDPVRVMILALPNSLYFLAIGLLVWFI